The Erythrobacter sp. genome segment CGATCAAGCCGTCGTCAGCGTTGAGGGCGTAGAGAATCCCGTCCAGCGCGGCGACGAACACCAGCTTGCCGTCGGGTCCGTCGGCCACCGCTACCCCGCGATTGGCCCAGTCGCAGCAGGCCGAGCGGGTAATCTGCATGTCCATTTCGGGCGTGAAGGTCCACAGTTCCGCACCCGTCGCGGCGTTCAGTGCATAGACCTTGCCGAGATTGCCCGAGGTGTACATCACCCCGTCGATCACCACCGGCGTGGCTTCCTGCACCCGCTCGCTGCCCAGATCGTATTCCCACGCCAGCCCCAGCTCGCCAACATTGGCGGGGGTGATCGTTTCCAGCCGGGAGAAATGGCTTTCGGCCCAGTCGCCGCCGGGATTGTCCCAGTTCTCGCCCGCGCCGTAGGCGGCGGTATCGATGGAGGCGGGATCGAAGCTCTCGCTGCAGGCAGCGAGGGAAAGGCTGGCGGTCAGTGCCAGCACGAATGCGCGGATCATAGCGGCCATGCTCCCCGATACTGTTCGCACACTGATCGCAAGCTGCGCGGCTTCCTGCCAGTCACCCGCTCCACATCGTTCGAGGCGATATCCATGAAACCCTCGCGGATCGACTGGCCGAAAGTCACCATGCCTTCGCTTGCCCAGGGGATCGGGCCGTTGGGATCGACATCCGCCGACTTACGCGGCACGCCGAGTGAATCGAAGTAGGCGAACATACCCTGGTCATCGACATCGTGGACCGCAATCGGCTTGCCCGCCATGTCCGCAATCAGTGCCATGGCATCGGGAAGCGTCCACAGGTCCGGCCCGGTCACGTCATAGGCCATGTTTTCGTGCCCGTCCTGCAGCAGCACCGCGACGGCGATGGCAATGCAATCGTCGCGGCTGACAATCGGCACGCGGCCCGTCCCGGCATTTTCGGGCTTGCTGCCAGCGGCCAGTGCCGGGATCGCCATCGCCGTGGCGACCGCTTCGGCATAGAGGCTGTTGCGCAGGAAAGTGTAGGCCACGCCCGACTGCTCGAGAAGTTCCTCGGTGGCGATATGATCGAAGCCTTCGACCGAAGGATTGCCCGGATTGCGGGCTCCGAGCAGCGAAGTGTAGACGATCTGCGAGACCCCCGCCGCCTTGGCCGCCGCGATGGCATTGCCGTGCTGGCGCGGGCGCTGCCCCACCAGCGTGGTGGAAATCAGCAGCAGCTTCTCGCCCCCCGCCATCGCCTCGACCAGCCCATCGGGCGAATCGAAATCGGCAGCGCGAACTTCCGCCCCGCGCGCGGCGAGATCGGCCAGCTTGTCGATCGAACGGCTGAGCGCGATGACCTCTGCCCCTCCATCCAGCAATTTTTCGGCAGCAGCATGGCCGAACTGGCCCGATGCGCCCGATACGATGATCTTGCCCAAGTCTCTCTCCCGTCGGCCATCCGCGCACGAGTCAGCCGCTCGCGCTTTCCCCAGTGGGCCGCGATCATAACGACTGTTACGATTGAGGCAACTGCTCGTGGTGCGCCTTCATCGGATGCTGGCACGGCATTGTTTTGCTGCTAGACCACTGGCTGCAACAGGGGATTGAAAGGGGCTTTCTATGAGAATCAGGCCTATTGCGGCTGCCGCGATGGTGGCAGGCGGACTGCTGGCGGCTGCACCAGCACTGGCGCAGAAAGCGGCGGCCTACCCGCCGGTTTACGTGTTGGGCGAGGAGGACGATGCCGATCTACTGTCCTGCGGCACTTCCTACGGTCAGGTTCTCCGGGCTGCCAGCAATGCCTTCACCGCAGCAGGTGTTCCAATTGGAACGGAACAGATGGCACTCGATCAGCAGGCGCTGACTTTCTACATCAATCTCAACATCGCCCCGATCGTCTTCGATGACGGCGAAGATGCCGGATCATGCTACGGCGCGGTGAATGTGCGTTTGTCGAGCTATGCCTTCCTTACGGAACCGGTGACAGGAACCAGCCGCTTTGCCACACTGGCGTTCTGCATGGATGGCTTCAGCTTTACCCTCACCCGCTCTTCGCTGCGCCGCTCGGTCGACCAGCAGGTGACCGAGAAGGTGCAGGCCTGTCTGGCCGAATGGAACGGATCGGCAGCCTAGGCAACCTCCACCATATGGCGACGGGGTCTAGAGCCAGCGCCTGACACGCGCGCGGTAATTGCGGAACTCGGCTCCGAACAAGTGTTCGAGCGCGCGTTCTTCCGGGCGGATCTGAAAGCGCGTGATCCACGCAGCGAACAGTAGCGGGCCGAGCAAGGCCAGCGCATTGCTCAATACCAGCGCGACACTGAGCAGAATCAGCGCCATGCCCAGATACATCGGGTTGCGGGTAAAGCGAAAAATGCCGCCGGTGACCACGCTGGTCGCCTTTTCGGGGTGAAGCGGATCGACTGTGGTTGCCTTGCGGCGGAAGGCCAGCACGCCCGCCGCCATCGCCGCAAGCCCGGCCACGCCAAGCGCGATGCCTGCCAACTGCAACGGTGCGAGATCGGGCCGTGCTGCGATTGGGCCGAATTGGGCAGCCGGGACCCAGCGAGCCGCGGCAAGTTCAGCGAGCAATACGGCGAACGCCACCACCGGCGGAGGGATCCGGTTTTCGAGAGGATGGGCGCGGGTCATGTGCCTACCCTTTATGCCCAGACGATGCGTGGTGCGAGGGCCCAGTCGATGGCATTGCCCCGCACTTCCAGCGCCACGCGGCTGTAGCCCTCTTCCCCGGCCACGTCTTCCAGCAGCACGGCATCGGCCTGCCGGGTGACGCCGCGCACCAGCAGCGGGCGGCTGGCGAAGAGTTCGCGGGCGAAGCGGATGCGGTCTCCCTCCAGCGCCAGCGATTGGCGGCCATCGACCAGCGTCACAGCCGCGAATTCGCGCCCCGCCGCCAGCATGGGATCGTGCACCAGCACTGCGCCGCCGTGATAGCTCCAGCGCCACGAAGCCAGCCCGGCCAGTGGAACCGCCGCAGCGCCCGCCAGCACGTTCCTGCGCGAGACTTTCATCGTGCCACCTCGTGCGGTCCGGCGGCGAGATAGTCGGCAATCGCCTGCAATTCTTCATCACTCACTTCGCCGCGCGGGATGGCAGGCATGTTGCCGATGCCCTGCCGCGCCGCGAGAACTACATAAGGCGCCGCGAGGTTGTCGCG includes the following:
- a CDS encoding NAD(P)H-binding protein, giving the protein MGKIIVSGASGQFGHAAAEKLLDGGAEVIALSRSIDKLADLAARGAEVRAADFDSPDGLVEAMAGGEKLLLISTTLVGQRPRQHGNAIAAAKAAGVSQIVYTSLLGARNPGNPSVEGFDHIATEELLEQSGVAYTFLRNSLYAEAVATAMAIPALAAGSKPENAGTGRVPIVSRDDCIAIAVAVLLQDGHENMAYDVTGPDLWTLPDAMALIADMAGKPIAVHDVDDQGMFAYFDSLGVPRKSADVDPNGPIPWASEGMVTFGQSIREGFMDIASNDVERVTGRKPRSLRSVCEQYRGAWPL
- a CDS encoding isoprenylcysteine carboxylmethyltransferase family protein — translated: MTRAHPLENRIPPPVVAFAVLLAELAAARWVPAAQFGPIAARPDLAPLQLAGIALGVAGLAAMAAGVLAFRRKATTVDPLHPEKATSVVTGGIFRFTRNPMYLGMALILLSVALVLSNALALLGPLLFAAWITRFQIRPEERALEHLFGAEFRNYRARVRRWL